One segment of Polyangiaceae bacterium DNA contains the following:
- a CDS encoding VWA domain-containing protein, which yields MRATRIWGRLLRASAVVTALAWAASCGGSEEDNLVTPCEGELKGVCGNTCQQTQECGSGLYCSNDKTCTADCTAGGGQCKGGKFCDSTGRCVSGISVNNDGGNADGCIKADVTFEKTTPTVVLLIDQSGSMTENFGGNNRWNTVRDALMNASTGIVKTLENEVRFGLALYTSHDGNAGGACPVLTEVNISLGNYAAIKAVYDQAQPEDETPTGESIDEVVKKLVPFSEPGPKVIVLATDGEPDTCAQPNPQNGQPESIAAAQNAYKQGIETYVISVGSGVSLNHLQDMANAGKGLAVGGSQNATYYQANDQPALVKAFNEIIYGVRSCVFKLDGKVEASEAGQGSVQLDGKALTYNDPDGWKLNPPSEVEFVGAACQAIKSGDHKVAIDFPCGVYTPPVQ from the coding sequence ATGCGAGCAACACGGATTTGGGGACGGCTACTGCGAGCCTCGGCGGTGGTGACGGCACTGGCTTGGGCTGCAAGCTGCGGCGGCTCCGAAGAGGACAACCTGGTCACGCCTTGCGAGGGCGAACTGAAGGGCGTGTGCGGCAACACTTGCCAGCAGACCCAGGAGTGCGGCTCGGGCCTCTACTGCTCGAACGACAAGACCTGCACCGCGGACTGCACCGCGGGCGGCGGACAATGCAAGGGCGGCAAGTTCTGTGACTCGACAGGCCGCTGCGTGTCGGGCATCAGCGTGAACAACGATGGCGGCAACGCGGACGGCTGCATCAAGGCGGACGTCACCTTCGAAAAGACGACGCCCACGGTGGTGCTGCTCATCGATCAATCCGGCAGCATGACCGAAAACTTCGGCGGGAACAATCGCTGGAACACGGTGCGCGACGCGCTGATGAACGCTAGCACGGGCATCGTCAAGACGCTCGAGAACGAGGTGCGCTTCGGCCTGGCGCTCTACACGAGTCACGATGGCAACGCGGGGGGCGCCTGCCCGGTGCTCACCGAGGTCAACATCTCCCTCGGCAACTACGCGGCCATCAAAGCGGTCTACGACCAGGCTCAGCCCGAAGACGAAACGCCGACCGGCGAGAGCATCGACGAAGTGGTGAAGAAGCTAGTGCCCTTCAGTGAACCGGGCCCCAAGGTGATCGTGCTGGCCACGGACGGAGAGCCCGACACTTGCGCGCAGCCGAATCCGCAAAACGGGCAGCCCGAGAGCATTGCCGCCGCTCAAAACGCCTACAAGCAGGGGATCGAGACCTACGTCATCAGCGTGGGTAGCGGCGTGAGCCTGAACCACCTGCAAGACATGGCCAACGCCGGCAAAGGCCTAGCCGTGGGTGGATCCCAGAACGCCACCTACTACCAAGCGAACGATCAGCCGGCCCTGGTGAAGGCCTTCAACGAGATCATCTATGGGGTGCGCTCTTGCGTCTTCAAGCTGGACGGCAAGGTGGAGGCAAGTGAAGCGGGACAGGGCAGCGTGCAGCTCGATGGCAAGGCGCTGACCTACAACGACCCCGACGGCTGGAAGCTGAACCCGCCGAGCGAAGTGGAGTTCGTGGGCGCGGCCTGTCAGGCGATCAAGAGCGGGGACCACAAGGTCGCCATCGACTTCCCGTGCGGTGTCTACACGCCACCGGTTCAGTGA
- a CDS encoding DUF2079 domain-containing protein has product MTTAEPTVNPPEAESQPASAVTSHWAELKWLPALSRAGALFGFIGCSAVLWAQCTFSSKWVKPFVLQNTLEADKRKLLLLSLAAGFGVGVLFALSLAVWLKRRQRDLATLERTAWFASPLLLLGALPLAFRHSIWRDRHLDLMFFVLLLLFVVEAVTYRALANVPGWVSSKVQWVRERAPGWLSKYGPAACVALAALAYAVVMSRWAIMRHYKMESAISDLGISENLMYNALAGKFMEAPIFSGPAGGLPFLAGHAQFGQYLLLPFYALFPRAETLLVLQCTAMAAAAIPLFALCRRYLAEWTSALLAIAYLAYYPIHGGTLYEMTYLPIACPFILGTLWALDAGRYRLLVPLFLAALSMREDVSIGLAIVATICIMGGHRTRAALAVALVSTAYFVVVRFKVMQVGGGWSFPENMYAQLLPPEGPKTFGGVLRTLVSNPLYTFGTLTVNAKLTFLLHLLLPLAFIPLRHARFWPILLPGTVTTLITTGYAPTVSVHFHYPLLWAPYLWASLPIALATLSRTSGVRRGRAAFAALMFCSAALTFNLGAFARPPDFMVGFRQFDFKITPQHAHRLSELRELVAMLPKDASVCMTEVVGAHAAGRVNALSLRGGIQDADYLLVSRKDFDVVGIVPGLDSKKYGVLARRGDFALLKRGHDTSGNAKLRADWKL; this is encoded by the coding sequence TTGACTACCGCCGAGCCCACCGTCAACCCTCCGGAGGCGGAGTCTCAGCCTGCGAGCGCCGTGACCTCGCACTGGGCTGAGCTGAAGTGGCTGCCTGCCCTCAGTCGCGCTGGGGCCTTGTTCGGATTCATCGGCTGCAGCGCCGTGCTGTGGGCCCAGTGCACCTTCAGCTCCAAGTGGGTCAAGCCCTTCGTCCTTCAGAACACGCTCGAGGCGGACAAGCGCAAGCTGTTGCTCCTGTCCCTGGCAGCAGGATTCGGCGTGGGCGTTCTGTTTGCGCTGTCGCTTGCGGTTTGGCTGAAGCGCAGACAGCGCGACCTGGCGACGCTCGAGCGCACGGCTTGGTTCGCGTCCCCGTTGCTGTTGTTGGGCGCGCTTCCGTTGGCATTTCGCCACAGCATCTGGCGGGACCGTCACCTCGACCTGATGTTTTTCGTGCTCCTGCTGCTCTTCGTCGTGGAGGCGGTGACCTATCGAGCGCTGGCCAACGTGCCTGGGTGGGTCTCGTCGAAGGTGCAGTGGGTTCGAGAACGTGCCCCCGGTTGGCTCTCCAAATACGGACCCGCTGCCTGTGTCGCGCTGGCCGCGCTTGCCTATGCAGTAGTGATGAGTCGCTGGGCCATCATGCGGCACTACAAGATGGAGTCCGCCATCTCCGATCTCGGGATATCCGAGAACCTGATGTACAACGCGCTTGCAGGGAAGTTCATGGAGGCGCCCATTTTCTCGGGGCCCGCTGGCGGACTTCCCTTCTTGGCAGGACACGCGCAGTTCGGGCAGTACCTGCTCCTGCCGTTTTACGCTCTGTTTCCACGCGCCGAGACGTTGCTGGTCCTGCAGTGCACGGCAATGGCCGCCGCTGCTATTCCCCTTTTCGCGCTTTGCAGACGCTATCTGGCCGAATGGACGAGTGCGCTGTTGGCGATCGCCTACCTGGCCTACTACCCGATTCACGGTGGGACGCTGTACGAAATGACGTACCTACCCATCGCTTGCCCGTTCATTCTGGGCACGCTGTGGGCGCTGGATGCGGGGAGGTATCGCCTGCTCGTGCCGCTGTTTCTCGCCGCGCTATCCATGCGCGAGGATGTCTCCATCGGGCTCGCCATCGTTGCGACCATCTGCATCATGGGGGGGCACCGCACCCGCGCCGCGTTGGCGGTGGCCTTGGTGTCCACGGCCTACTTCGTCGTCGTCAGGTTCAAGGTGATGCAAGTGGGAGGGGGCTGGTCCTTTCCCGAGAACATGTATGCGCAACTGTTGCCGCCAGAGGGACCAAAGACATTCGGTGGCGTCCTGCGGACGTTGGTGTCCAATCCGCTGTACACCTTCGGCACGCTCACGGTGAACGCAAAGCTGACGTTCCTGCTCCACCTCTTGTTGCCGCTCGCCTTCATCCCACTGCGTCATGCTCGGTTCTGGCCCATTCTGCTGCCTGGCACGGTCACTACGCTGATCACGACGGGCTACGCGCCCACCGTTAGCGTGCACTTCCACTATCCCTTGCTATGGGCCCCCTATTTGTGGGCTTCGTTGCCCATTGCGCTAGCCACCCTGTCCCGAACCTCAGGCGTCAGGCGTGGTCGAGCGGCGTTTGCCGCCCTCATGTTCTGCTCTGCCGCATTGACCTTCAATCTTGGGGCCTTTGCCCGTCCGCCGGACTTCATGGTCGGTTTCCGACAGTTCGATTTCAAGATCACTCCGCAACATGCGCACCGACTGTCGGAGCTGCGGGAGTTGGTTGCCATGCTGCCGAAGGACGCATCCGTCTGCATGACGGAGGTGGTGGGTGCTCACGCTGCTGGACGGGTCAACGCGCTCTCGTTGCGAGGCGGCATTCAGGATGCGGATTACCTGCTGGTGAGTCGGAAGGATTTCGACGTCGTGGGTATCGTACCGGGTTTGGACAGCAAGAAGTACGGCGTGTTGGCTCGTAGGGGCGACTTCGCGCTGCTGAAGCGCGGCCATGACACCTCCGGCAACGCCAAGCTGCGCGCGGACTGGAAGCTGTAG
- a CDS encoding ATP-binding protein, translating to MTLTQRIALAIAILTIATTALLGFGVREAWRRAEDERFREQGIAAFQRAQTAIQSQTRELPDLIGPLCAHDPVVDSALVGLKSGDLDSRRLSLSLRVPELQKALRLDELLLITSGGEILGAGHDEGLTGTRDRNRAKMMDGEGRLARLRTSAPMAVETWCLRRDKSRQNLWVGLYAARRVDTTLSSVAEAHDLSLTLTPPATTSDEMVFAMPLGELGVTLHAARSRVPLTSALQRLDTTIAALGAGTLIVALALSFLLSRGLARPIVSLAKQARGISRQDPKPVRASGGRELRELANAFNQAIEDLAAMRKRLAATERIAARREIARRVAHEIKNPLAPIRAAVETLRRLRARNDPAFDEYFDEATRTVLDEVTRITNIVSEFTRFARLPPPNPAPMDIGAAVKRVVGLHDSEAVPIELKLQPVPQINADNDQMIQVLTNLIQNALDAARESAEPRVWVSLSPREKQQVELSVRDNGPGVSAEMRDKLFEPYATNKPQGTGLGLAIVQRIVFEHGGEIRHDTPSQGGAAFHILLPVNGPTLLTEAPPSVTGT from the coding sequence GTGACGCTCACCCAACGCATTGCGCTCGCGATTGCGATCTTGACGATCGCAACGACCGCACTCTTGGGGTTCGGCGTGCGCGAAGCCTGGCGGCGCGCGGAGGACGAACGCTTTCGGGAGCAGGGCATCGCGGCGTTTCAGCGCGCGCAGACCGCCATTCAGTCGCAAACGCGCGAGCTGCCGGATCTAATCGGCCCGCTCTGTGCCCACGATCCGGTCGTGGACAGCGCGTTGGTCGGGTTGAAGTCCGGAGACCTCGATTCCCGGCGATTGTCCCTCAGTTTGCGCGTGCCAGAGCTGCAGAAGGCCCTGCGACTGGACGAGCTGCTGCTGATCACCAGCGGCGGCGAGATCCTCGGTGCAGGACACGACGAAGGACTGACGGGCACGCGCGATCGCAACCGAGCCAAGATGATGGACGGCGAAGGACGCCTCGCGAGGTTGCGCACCAGCGCGCCCATGGCCGTGGAGACGTGGTGCCTCCGTCGCGACAAGAGCCGACAGAACCTGTGGGTCGGCCTCTACGCGGCACGCCGTGTCGACACCACGCTGTCGTCGGTCGCCGAAGCCCATGATCTGTCTTTGACGTTGACTCCGCCTGCGACGACTTCGGACGAGATGGTGTTCGCCATGCCCCTTGGCGAACTGGGTGTGACGCTGCACGCAGCACGATCACGAGTGCCCCTCACCAGTGCATTGCAGCGCCTGGATACCACCATCGCCGCACTGGGCGCAGGCACACTCATCGTCGCCCTCGCGCTTTCGTTTCTTCTCTCTCGCGGCTTGGCGCGGCCAATCGTCTCCTTGGCGAAGCAGGCCCGCGGCATCTCGCGACAAGACCCCAAGCCCGTGCGCGCCTCGGGGGGCCGCGAGCTCCGCGAGTTGGCCAACGCTTTCAACCAAGCCATCGAGGACCTGGCGGCGATGCGCAAGCGCTTGGCGGCCACCGAGCGCATCGCGGCACGGCGCGAGATCGCGCGGCGAGTGGCCCACGAGATCAAGAACCCCCTCGCTCCCATTCGCGCAGCTGTGGAAACCCTGCGGCGGCTACGGGCGCGCAACGATCCGGCCTTCGACGAGTACTTCGACGAAGCCACGCGCACGGTGCTCGACGAGGTCACGCGCATCACCAACATCGTCAGTGAGTTCACCCGTTTTGCGCGCCTGCCCCCGCCTAACCCCGCACCGATGGACATCGGGGCGGCAGTGAAACGCGTGGTCGGGCTTCACGACTCCGAAGCCGTTCCGATCGAGCTGAAGCTGCAGCCGGTCCCGCAAATCAACGCTGACAACGATCAGATGATCCAGGTGCTGACCAACTTGATCCAAAACGCCCTGGACGCAGCGCGCGAAAGTGCGGAGCCGCGTGTATGGGTGAGTCTCTCACCACGAGAGAAGCAACAGGTCGAGCTTTCCGTGCGCGACAACGGCCCCGGCGTCTCCGCGGAGATGCGCGACAAGCTGTTCGAGCCCTACGCTACCAACAAGCCTCAAGGCACCGGCCTGGGCTTGGCCATCGTGCAGCGCATCGTGTTCGAGCACGGAGGGGAGATCCGCCACGACACCCCTTCCCAGGGCGGCGCGGCGTTTCACATCCTTCTGCCGGTGAACGGGCCCACGCTGCTGACGGAAGCGCCTCCCTCGGTGACCGGAACCTGA
- a CDS encoding DUF1554 domain-containing protein translates to MKGLLVLCVAYAVIGCGGEEFTSAGGGGTGGNSADAGGSSGAAGIAGTPSNIVFVTSEKLKGDFGGPAQADTRCNSAAQKVGLAGTFVAWIAATSQPIGKRLTHDGGWKLRDGSVVVNTRQQLASGTLSHAIDVFEDGTPVGGESTQVWTGIRSNAELANDNCGDWQDAGIEGQTGESNSVGNAWTEAAVVACDTERRLYCFQN, encoded by the coding sequence GTGAAGGGGTTGCTCGTTTTGTGCGTCGCGTACGCTGTGATCGGCTGCGGAGGTGAAGAGTTCACGTCCGCAGGTGGTGGCGGCACAGGCGGAAACAGCGCGGATGCGGGAGGAAGCAGCGGCGCGGCCGGGATAGCCGGCACCCCGAGCAACATCGTGTTTGTCACTTCGGAAAAGCTCAAGGGCGACTTTGGTGGTCCAGCCCAGGCAGACACACGGTGCAACTCTGCGGCGCAAAAGGTCGGCCTTGCAGGGACCTTCGTAGCGTGGATCGCCGCCACCAGCCAGCCCATTGGGAAGCGTCTGACCCACGACGGCGGCTGGAAGCTGCGTGACGGGAGCGTGGTTGTCAACACCCGCCAGCAGCTGGCGAGCGGCACGCTCTCGCATGCCATCGACGTATTCGAAGATGGCACGCCCGTCGGCGGCGAGAGCACGCAGGTTTGGACTGGTATCCGTTCCAACGCCGAGCTCGCCAACGACAACTGCGGCGACTGGCAGGACGCTGGCATCGAGGGCCAGACGGGAGAGAGCAACTCGGTCGGCAACGCTTGGACTGAAGCGGCCGTCGTGGCCTGCGACACGGAACGCCGCCTGTACTGCTTTCAGAACTGA
- a CDS encoding phospholipase D-like domain-containing protein, whose translation MFKKAVFFVSLMATACGSDSDAPFGATGGQGGAAASSGTGGFGAVATGGAAGGGGIAGMAGGAGAPGGSAGVGASAGAGGGAGAPNSQLKFTELMVNPKQTADSAGEYVELYNAGGSSVNLKGYKLSDDFNNSHVINQELTIAPGAYVVLAAVKDLKQNGGVVVDYVYDNFLLANNGDAVLLDDPQGARVAEVRYEAKVPWPVGDGAAIELSSLTADPTQGGSWALAKNRFGTGDLGTPGGPNGYGPTPYKLDAADAGWDDPTLQAGLVFSYFDDPEKAILKALEGAKQSVHIAMFNLRESSIISALGKLKANGVDVQILLDKKQMDLSYNQAKVQEIINAGITPVGVENTAATDATMHDKFTIIDGKRVLTGSANYSSNALTYSDEELLLIDNATVAGLFETEFTELKTGAPNTATAATTPPVQVKFGTDDKLYQVVVDELKAAKSSIHVAMFSINQSSLVNELIAAKQRGVQVMVILDKVQADAGTEDEQLETAGIPVLRFENKRGGAANTGLVEVHNKLCVIDGKKVLMGSYNWTNLASFFNHENMLLLSSRLLAVQAEHEMARMINDYSPSFNPTTVGLSGGTRDVKITVRGFTPDAGTQIYLVGNDASIGENNYALALPFNAAAGGTWEQTVKLPAGTGISYQLVLRSTVRHNYAEPILSREFTVPYAAGTAELHLAYGKTLE comes from the coding sequence GTGTTCAAGAAGGCAGTCTTTTTCGTATCGCTCATGGCCACCGCGTGTGGCTCGGATTCGGATGCGCCCTTTGGTGCAACCGGTGGGCAGGGCGGCGCTGCGGCGTCGTCGGGTACGGGCGGGTTCGGTGCGGTCGCGACTGGCGGTGCGGCTGGCGGCGGTGGCATCGCGGGCATGGCTGGCGGTGCCGGGGCGCCGGGCGGCAGCGCTGGCGTCGGTGCCAGCGCGGGCGCGGGCGGCGGTGCGGGTGCACCCAACAGTCAGCTCAAGTTCACCGAGTTGATGGTCAACCCCAAGCAAACCGCGGATAGCGCGGGCGAGTATGTCGAGCTCTACAACGCCGGCGGCAGCAGCGTGAACTTGAAGGGCTACAAGCTGAGCGACGACTTCAACAACTCCCACGTCATCAATCAGGAGCTGACGATTGCGCCAGGCGCCTACGTGGTGCTGGCGGCCGTGAAGGATCTGAAACAGAACGGCGGCGTCGTCGTCGACTACGTGTACGACAACTTCCTGCTCGCCAACAATGGCGATGCGGTCCTGCTCGACGATCCCCAGGGCGCGCGCGTCGCGGAAGTTCGCTACGAGGCCAAGGTGCCCTGGCCCGTGGGGGATGGCGCTGCCATCGAGCTGTCGAGTCTGACGGCGGATCCCACCCAAGGCGGCTCCTGGGCGCTCGCGAAAAACCGCTTCGGTACGGGAGATCTGGGCACGCCCGGTGGCCCCAATGGCTACGGTCCGACCCCTTACAAGCTGGACGCGGCCGACGCGGGCTGGGACGACCCCACGCTGCAGGCGGGCCTCGTGTTTTCCTACTTCGACGATCCCGAGAAGGCGATCTTGAAGGCCCTCGAGGGCGCCAAGCAGTCGGTGCACATCGCGATGTTCAACTTGCGCGAGAGCAGCATCATCAGTGCCCTGGGCAAGCTGAAGGCGAACGGCGTGGACGTGCAGATCCTGCTCGACAAGAAGCAGATGGACCTCAGCTACAACCAGGCGAAGGTGCAGGAGATCATCAACGCCGGGATCACGCCCGTAGGTGTCGAGAACACGGCGGCTACGGACGCCACGATGCACGACAAGTTCACCATCATCGATGGCAAGCGCGTGCTGACGGGCTCCGCCAACTACTCCTCCAACGCGCTGACCTACAGCGACGAGGAGCTGCTGTTGATCGACAACGCCACGGTAGCCGGGTTGTTCGAGACCGAGTTCACGGAGCTGAAGACGGGTGCGCCCAACACGGCGACGGCGGCAACCACGCCTCCGGTGCAGGTCAAGTTCGGAACCGACGACAAGCTCTACCAGGTCGTGGTCGACGAGCTGAAGGCGGCCAAGAGCAGCATTCACGTGGCCATGTTCTCCATCAATCAGTCGTCCTTGGTGAACGAGCTGATCGCGGCCAAGCAGCGCGGCGTGCAGGTGATGGTGATTCTGGACAAGGTGCAGGCGGACGCTGGCACCGAGGACGAACAGCTGGAGACCGCAGGGATCCCCGTGCTTCGCTTCGAGAACAAGCGGGGCGGCGCGGCCAACACCGGCCTGGTGGAAGTGCACAACAAGCTGTGCGTGATCGACGGCAAGAAGGTGCTGATGGGGTCCTACAACTGGACCAACCTGGCCAGCTTCTTCAATCACGAGAACATGCTGCTGCTCAGCTCGCGGCTGCTCGCGGTGCAGGCGGAGCACGAGATGGCGCGCATGATCAACGACTACTCGCCCAGCTTCAATCCCACGACGGTTGGGCTCAGCGGCGGCACGCGCGACGTGAAGATCACCGTGCGCGGCTTCACGCCGGACGCGGGGACCCAGATCTACCTAGTGGGTAACGACGCCAGCATCGGCGAGAACAACTACGCCTTGGCACTGCCCTTCAACGCAGCGGCGGGCGGCACCTGGGAGCAGACCGTGAAGCTTCCCGCGGGCACGGGCATCAGCTATCAGCTCGTGTTGCGCAGCACGGTGCGCCACAACTATGCGGAGCCCATCCTCAGCCGCGAGTTCACGGTGCCCTACGCAGCGGGCACGGCAGAGCTCCACCTCGCTTACGGCAAGACGCTGGAGTGA
- a CDS encoding PHB depolymerase family esterase has protein sequence MASVTVRLGVARVIAQLGVAGATALLGVACVASPAEPHVAPPAQAHPAGEVAAAPRAESSASATPDSSPPSAVADTTEPTPQSPPVVESAPRLRELVVAEHRAALLSVPPGQGRAPVWIALHGAGDRAEDHCAFWTPILGRHAFVLCPRGTPMTRAPDTGFFFRDHHALGRELQAAVAALEQAEPRADTRGMVLSGYSQGGIMGALHAHLHPDQFSRLLLIEGGFAEWDVPTATHFYAGGGKRVAIVCGIAHCAQGAAKSRHPIAKGGLGVSVSHVHGGGHRFDGRVGARAVELLPWLVEDDPRWNPWRSALAQ, from the coding sequence GTGGCAAGCGTCACTGTGCGGCTCGGCGTAGCACGCGTCATTGCGCAGCTCGGCGTGGCAGGCGCAACTGCATTGCTTGGCGTGGCATGTGTCGCGTCGCCTGCTGAGCCGCACGTCGCGCCTCCTGCGCAGGCTCACCCAGCGGGCGAAGTGGCCGCGGCGCCGCGCGCCGAGTCGTCAGCGAGCGCGACACCCGACTCCAGCCCGCCGAGCGCTGTGGCGGACACGACGGAACCGACGCCGCAATCGCCGCCGGTGGTCGAGTCCGCACCACGGTTGCGAGAACTCGTCGTGGCGGAGCATCGTGCGGCGCTTCTCAGTGTGCCGCCGGGCCAGGGCCGCGCGCCCGTGTGGATTGCGCTGCATGGCGCGGGAGATCGTGCCGAAGATCATTGTGCCTTCTGGACTCCGATCCTGGGTCGCCACGCCTTCGTGCTGTGCCCTCGCGGCACGCCCATGACGCGCGCACCCGACACGGGCTTCTTCTTTCGCGATCACCACGCCCTGGGTCGCGAGCTGCAAGCAGCCGTCGCGGCGTTGGAGCAGGCCGAGCCACGCGCCGACACGAGGGGCATGGTGCTCAGTGGCTACTCCCAAGGTGGGATCATGGGCGCGCTCCATGCGCATCTTCATCCCGATCAGTTCTCTCGCCTGCTCCTGATCGAGGGCGGCTTTGCGGAGTGGGACGTGCCCACGGCAACGCACTTCTACGCGGGAGGTGGCAAGCGCGTGGCCATCGTGTGTGGCATCGCTCATTGCGCTCAGGGTGCAGCGAAGTCGCGTCACCCCATCGCCAAAGGCGGGCTCGGCGTGAGCGTCAGCCACGTCCACGGCGGCGGACATCGCTTCGATGGCCGCGTGGGTGCGCGCGCGGTGGAGTTGCTGCCCTGGTTGGTCGAGGACGATCCGCGCTGGAATCCTTGGCGTAGCGCCTTGGCTCAATAG
- a CDS encoding class I SAM-dependent methyltransferase: MSASLEPPHTPADVESLNDQLAREHPIDAYYDDSPWIVRWIEQRRLAIIREMVGPCDGLQILEVGSGGGHVLRMFPQAKLTALDVSEEFLKTAKKNLAGLDVEFIKGEIKELGLPAKSFDRVICTEVLEHTTNPSEVLAEIRSVLRPNGIAVITIPVDPLIDGLKKTVRFTPVGWALKGRINWGGDHYHFHKWWPWEFSKLLKEHFRIEQRSAAPFDRLPLRACFKCVPR; the protein is encoded by the coding sequence ATGAGCGCGTCCCTAGAGCCACCTCATACGCCCGCAGACGTCGAGTCGTTGAACGACCAACTCGCGCGAGAGCATCCCATCGACGCCTATTACGATGACTCCCCCTGGATCGTGCGTTGGATCGAGCAACGTCGACTGGCGATCATCCGTGAGATGGTTGGCCCTTGCGATGGACTCCAGATTCTCGAGGTGGGCTCTGGCGGGGGGCACGTACTGCGCATGTTTCCGCAGGCCAAGCTGACTGCGCTCGACGTGTCCGAAGAGTTTCTGAAGACCGCGAAGAAGAACCTTGCCGGGCTGGACGTCGAGTTCATCAAGGGCGAAATCAAGGAATTGGGGCTGCCTGCGAAGTCCTTCGACCGAGTGATCTGCACCGAAGTCTTGGAGCACACGACGAACCCCTCGGAGGTGCTGGCCGAGATTCGATCGGTGCTCCGGCCGAATGGCATCGCCGTGATCACGATTCCCGTGGACCCGCTGATCGATGGGCTCAAGAAGACGGTCCGCTTCACCCCGGTGGGTTGGGCGCTGAAGGGACGGATCAACTGGGGGGGAGACCACTACCACTTTCACAAGTGGTGGCCCTGGGAGTTCTCGAAGCTGCTGAAGGAACACTTCAGAATCGAGCAGCGCAGTGCGGCGCCCTTTGATCGCCTGCCGTTGCGGGCTTGCTTCAAGTGCGTTCCTAGGTGA